The window ACCCTACACCGGCCGAAGTATTCACCTCAACCCCGGTAGAAGACACCAGCACAGGTATGGTAGAATCCTTAACCCCGGAGCCCTTGAGGATTGCGGTACCCAATCCTAATCTGGCGCCTATCCTGTCCTAAGGATGGGGGCCAGTTCACCTGGGTAAATTGCTAACCGGGATAACATTTCAGCATGGAGTCAGGCATCTTACTTATTTACTATTACGACAACATCGTCCACATGTAGAACAGAATTCTCTGGCAATTCAAAACCGATAGTGCCCTTTGGCAGAGGTTCATCGTCTGTGTAGGATAACAATAGAATTCTGTCAATATAGATTTTAATGTTATTTTCCCTGACTTCTATCTTAAGGTCCATCCATTGGTTTTGCTGAAGACTCACTCCGCTCTGTGCAAGAAAACGCCTATCTGGAGGCTCTTTGTAGAGTATTGGTTCTTCCGGTACGATATTGAGTAAATACCTGGTCCCCTGTGCTGGTGTAAACCTGAAGCTCACATTTGCCGACTGACTATATTTGATTCTGGCCTCAAGTCTATAGTCCGTCCATTCTTGTGAACCGGTATCAGCAGAACAGGGTCCTATTCCCTGCAAGATGTAATTGCCATCTTCCTGGATAACGGACCAGCCTCCCTCAAGATTCCATCCGACCGTATCACCATCTTCAAAATCGTCAATAAACAGGATTATCTTATATACTGCCTCCAATTCGGCTCCCGCTGCAGCCAGCTCATTTTGCAGGGATGAGACATGGCTCTGAGCATCCACGGTTTGGTTTTGCGCCGCAATCAGCGCGCTCTGCACCGCAGCAAGGTCACTCTCCACCTTAGATAGCTCGCTCTTTGCCCACGATAAATCGTTCTCTGCCTTCGAGAGGTCACTCTCCAGGGTCGTTATCTGGCTCTCTGCCTTTTTTGAGAGGTCACTTTGCAGGGACGCCACCTCAGCCTGCAACGATTCTGTCTTAGTCAGGGCGGTATTGCGCTCAGCTAGTACAACATCATACTCTTCCTGGGGTATGCCACAGCTTACCACCAGCAAAGATACTAGCAACACCATTGCGCCAAGTAGAAATTGCTTCCTTCTCATTTCGCACCTCTCTAACTGGGATTTCTCACCTCGATTCACAATGAAGCATCCTGATACTCATTGCTGTTGCCACTAATAGTATATCCATGGTACCTGGCCGTCAATCTCCTTCCCCTGGTGCATTGTAATACAAATCTGGCAACTAGGCATACTAAAACCCCTGGCATGTATTGGTGCTCCTGAACTGCGACGGGTAGGGCTTGGTAACTACTTCCGCTTCTACAACACCGAGCGTCCGCAGAGCGTCACCTATCGTGACTGCCATATCGACCGCACTCTGGCAGACCGCCGGTCAGCAGGTGTCAATCCATCCGAAGTACCCGGTTACCCGGGCGTGCGGAATGTCGATACGACAATTGAGAAGAGCGTGGTGGCGGGGAAGTAGCCGACGGAACCGTATGCCAGGTCAAGCCGGGATTCTTCGACCACGCTGATCGCCTGTCGTAGCTTGTGCCGCTCTGTCGTGGAAGCGAGCGCACATGTTCGGCCTGTGGCTCTGCCTCTTTGAGGAGGGTGCGCCGCTCAGTCGTGTAGCTCTTTACTGCGGCGGCGTCTACCCGTTCGCCTCCCCTTGGCGGCCATTTCGGCCTTCACCTGGACCCCGGTCTTCGTCAACTCGTTCTGGCGGCCTCTTTACCGGCTGCCTCAGGACCCCGTTACCAAAGACGGGACGTCTCTCGAGGCCTCTTCTATCTCGCGAAGCTGGGATTCTACCAGTCTCTGTCTCTTCTTCCTCGCGGAGATAATCTTGGCGGTCTGTGAGTAATACTGTCGAACCTTGTCCACCACCCTCAGTTCGGACAGGATGACGGACACGCTTAGCGTCGCCTTGTCCCTGGGGTAGTCACCATTCCTCATGACGGCCTCCGGAGCGAGGATCTTAAGGTACTCGCCGATCTCTCCGATCGAGCTCAGGTTGATCTCCTTGCCCGGGCCGGAGACGAGGTACAATCCTCTCGAGGCTTCCGCCGGGTCGCACTTGAACGACAGCTCGCTAAGGGCAGCGTCCATGGCCTCGATGCCGCGGTAGATTTCGGAACTCTTCCTGCGGAAGTTGTCTGAATTCTGGAAGGGGATCCGCAACGACGGTAGCTGGGCTTGCCCGTGGCCAATCACTGTCCAGCCCGCTATGCTCTGGATGATGTCTCCGGCATCGAGGAGCCTCGCGCCCACATACTTCGCTTTCTTCTCCTCACCGGCGCAGAGGATGTTGTAGAAGGGCTCAGCAATCGTCTCGTTGATTCCGGCGAAGTTGTGCTTCAGGGGGGAGTTCTTCTTCACGTATCTCTGGTTGTCGACCAGGAATACCGCGTCAGCGACGGAATCCGCGGACTTCAGGCACGTCGCCGTGTTATAGACTGTCCGCTCCTCGGTATGCTCTTCATGCTCGAATGGAAGGACAATAAGGTTGTAGATGGGCTTGTCAATGTAGCGGTCTTTGAGGACCTTCGTCATCGTGCCTATCGAACCGGAGCCGGTACCGCCAGCGGCACTGGCACAGAGCAAGAACGCATCCGACTCGAAGAAACTCGGAGTGGACCTGATGGCATCGATGACCTTGTCGGCATCTTCCTTCATCATGTCGGCGGCGAGTTCGTTGATCTTGCCGACACCGTGCCCCCCGGACTTCCTCCCGCCGATCAGAATCCTGTGTTTGTAGTCTGCCTTGATGTGCGTCAGCCCGGTCAGGTCAGCGACGTCGGTATTCACTGCGAACGCCCCGGTGACGATTTCGATCCCGCGCCGAGCCCTTGCTCGCTTGTTTATCCGGGCGAAGCTGTCGGCGATATTAGACCCACATTGCCCCAAGCCAATTACCAGTAGTTTCATTTGTGACCTCCTCCTTTATTACAGTCCCTTTGATACAGCACGATATCCCTTCACCATTGCTATCGCCCGGTCTGCGGTGTGCCTCATGGCAGTGTCCCGGCTAATCTGACCCTGCCTCAGCTTTCTTTTCTCCTTGAAAGACGCCCCAGGCCTGTTCGCGGCTTTCAATGCACTTCTGCCAGGCCCGTGCCACCGAGTTCCTTTGGTCTCTCTGCGCTTCCTGCACGCCCCGCTGGAAGGCTTCCTCGGCTCTTGCCTGTGCCGTCCTTGAAGCCTCCTCGGCCTCCTGTTTGGCCTGCTCTCGGGTACTCACAGCCTGTGCCAGGGCCTTCTCATAGGCGTCATTTGCCCGCTTCTCGGCATCCTTGAAGAGCTTCTCCATCTGATGTTCGTGCTTCTTGTAGCCCCTGGCGACTTCATGCTGGGCTTGCCGGTACAACTGGTAGGCATTCTCAGCCTGACTGAGAAGCTCGGTAAGATGATCCCCGGCCTGTTGATAATCCTTGGTCGGCTGCTCTGGAAGATCCACGATCGACTCCAGGACCTTGGCTCTGGGTCGGCTGGTGGCTTTCTCGGCCTGTTGCACTTGAACCATTTTGATACATCCCCCTACTGTGTTTTTATATGCGGCTCTGTCTGATCCGGAACCGGGCTTATCCCGGTCTACCCACGACTATGAACCATGAGCATTATGCTGGCCCCGGGGTCGGGGAAACTGTACCAATCGGCCCAATATGCTGACCCATATGGGTACGAATGAGCGGTCGTCAGGTGTGATGGATGTAAGGACGAGCTAGTCTGTAATGTCATTCGTATGACCTCCGTCAGGTTTCCCAGGTACTCCACGGATCTAACTTCCGGTGATTCGGCACTCGCCGTGCCTCATTGCCTGTGAATCCGGTTCAACTATCATCCAGTACTGGTGGGATCCGGGTGTGCCGAACCGTGCCTTAGCAGTCAATGGTGGCCGGGCGAAGAACCATAGAGACACTGAAACTGTCGCGGCGGGTGACTCCGACCGGCAGCGTGAAAAGCAGGCTCTCGATCTCCGCAAAGGCGGCCCCAAGCCTGCTGTGCAGCGAAGCTATCCCGTCAAACAGGAGATTGACCGTCCGTATTACCGGCACGCGGCGCACTTCTGATATGTTGTAGAGAAAGGTGGCAGCTACGAAGTAGCGCAATACTCCCGAGAGGAGGAAAAGCGTAATCAGCCGATTACCAAACAGGTCGGGAAGGATCGGCGCCAGAAGACCGCCCAGCACTGCCCCTATGCTTATGGCGAGGCCTGTCAACATGGTGTAGATGGCGATGAAATGCGTCCGGGTCTGCGGGGTCGCTGCGTCATAGATGAAGTTGCTGCTCGACAGGATGAACCCGGACCACGCAAACCCCGACAGCAGCTGAACCGGAATCAGGACGTACAACCGGGTGCTTATGGTCCAGAGTATTGGTATAAGGGGAATGAGAAGCGACGTGATTCTGAGAATCCTGACATTGCCAGCCCTATCGGCACGTCTTCCCCAGAACGTAAATGACATCAGAGAGGCCACCGAGGTTACCGAGTTGATCGCCACGAAGGTCAGATAGTCGAACCCAAGGTCGCGCAGCATGTATACGGCCATGAAAGGGCTGCCCAGGGAGGTAGCAAGATTCATCAGAGACGCGAAGATTACGAATCTGCCCAGGTTAGACTCCTTCAGATTCACCAGAAGCCCGAGCAGGTTGACCTTTTCGTCAGCGGTGCTGCACGGCCTCGGCTCATGCATACGCTTCAGGAAGTACCAGGAGGCCAGCCGGAAGAGGGCGGCACCGCCGAAGATGATGGAGAACCCGATGAATGCGTTGCCGGCACAGAACTGCAGCACGGCTCCACCCACAAAGAAGCTGATCAGGACGACGATGCCACAGATTCTGCCCCGGGAGCCGAAGAACTTGCCCCTGATCCCTTCCGGGACCAGGTCTGCCATTATGCTCCCCCATGCTGGGATTCCAAGTGAGCCTGCCACGGCGCTCAACGTCAGCAACCCGATCAACCACCATACCTGATGGCTTGCGAAGAGGTACGGGATGAGGAGGATCGGTAGCCAGATGGCCGCGTGGCAGAAGGCGGCCGGAAGAATCAGGCGTTTGCGGCTGCCCGCCCTGACCACCAGGGCGGGAGCTGCCATCTGGGACAGGGCCATGGTAAGGCTGGGAACACTGGCCAGCAGTCCGATCTGCGCGGTAGTAGCTTGGAGGGGCAGGGCGAACGGCACGACGTAGTTGCGGGTCAGTCCCAGCATAGCCGAATGAGAAGCACCATCCAGGATACTGTTCCTCAGAGTCCGTTCTATGACGTTGTTGTGTGGACTGGTGGTTCTCATTCCCTGTACCGTTGGCCACCTCTCCCCTATCAGGCTCTTGCTGCCGCTACATTCAGGCTAGCATAACCCGCCAGTCTTTCAATGAGTCATTGGTCACTTCCGGCAGGGGTACGAAAGTTCTGTGCCTTTGGTCACCTGCTACCGGTGATTTTATTGCCTGCTGGACTGGGTTCCCGGCATTGTCGCCGGCGGCGTAGTCCCGGTCACTGGAGACTCACGCCAGAAGGAGACACCCACAACCCCCCGGACCTACGGGGTAGGCCAGAGCGTCTCGGGGGTGGGATCAACGACAGGAGGGCTGGCCACCGGCGAATAGGTGGCCAGCCCTCCTCATAATCTGGTTTCCCGGAGTATAGGTCTTAGCTCTTACCGATTCTGAACATCCTGGTGCCGCACTTCGGGCAGACGCCCTGAGTTGCCGGTTTCCTCACCGATGTTTGTCACATCCACCGATACCTGACTGCTATTGCCAGTAATCATTTAGTCCGGTGAAATCACCAGATTGGCCAACTGAAACTCTGCGGGCTTCGACGGCTCCTTCACTACCAGGGTTGCAGCCAGTCCGTTAACATCGATGGCAAAACTGCCTGCCTTCTCCCTCGTGACGCCGAAAGTAGCCTGCCTGGTGTCACCCGGACCGATAGCTACCTGCTGCTCTTCAGCCTCGGTACTATCGAGTTTCAATATGACTGTGTAGCTGCCTTCTGCACCTCCGGTGTTGGTGACATCGACTGAGACCGCGGAACGCTGGTCGGTCCCTACCTCTTGAGGAGTGAGGGTGAGATTGGAGATGCTAAACATCGCAGGCTTGGTGCATCCTGGGGCGGCTGCCGTGAGCAGACTCAGCACCACCCACACCACGATGAGCTTTCGCACTACTGTGCAACTCCGCTGTATCGGAGGAGTCGGGCAGGTAGGCTGAGTGTAGCCTTTGCGCCTCGATATATCAATCCGGGCAACACCACCATGATCTACCCGATATTTCCCATTTCAACTCACAACGAGGCATCCCGGTTCTCATTGCTCTTGTCCGGAATAGTACATCCACGGCACCTGGCGGTCAATCTCCTGCAGGACTGACAGTCCTCTGGGCAGTTGGTGTCAACACAGCCCGGAGTCTGACATCTTGTTTCGGTCGATTCTCAGGGGTAGGTCGGTTCACCCCCAGGTCGTCTATTCTCTATCGCTGAAAATGGCCGCGAGCAGGAAGCCTGCGGGCACAACCGCAATGACTATCGCCCTTATCCAGATGGCACTGACAAACTGCACTACCAGTAGCACGACGATTACTTCAAGTACTATCGCCACCACTATCGCTATCAAGAAATTCCGAACATCTTCCATGTGACCTGCCCAAGACCATACTATTTCCTGAATTGGAGTCCGCAGCTGCGATGGTTAGTCCATGTGTCTGGAGGTAATTGTAGTTCTGTCCGATTCCTGTGTCAACGACCAACAGCGCAGGGCCGCCGGTCCGCTGTCCAGTCGACGTTAACATAGGCATGAGTATCCGGGAAGGTGTGAGAGGCAAACTGGCTCGGACGGCGTCCTGGATCAAGCGTAACTGGACGGCGGTTATCTCCATCCCCATCAACTTGCCGGGTGCATTTCAACAGAGGAGGGTCGGAAAAAGAAATGGAGGCGACGGGCGGATTCGAACCGCCGAATAGAGGTTTTGCAGACCCCCGCCTTAACCACTTGGCTACGTCGCCCCACCGACCGCCGAACGGTCGACTCAACCTATATTGTAGCGTCCCGTGTTACCTGACGCAAGCCGACACCGCTATGCCCCGGCCACAAGACCGGTAAGCCTCTTCTCTATGATTTCACGTGCACCCGTGATTATACCGTCGATGACTTCCTTCACCGTGGGTATGTCATGGATGAGGCCCACCACCTGCCCGCACTCGACCAGGCCCGCTTCAAGCTCGCCGTCGAAGTAGGCCCTGGTCGAGTTCTGCCCACTGGTAACGGTCAGGAGTTCCTCCAGCGTGGCGCCGCGACTCTCCATTTCCTGGACCTTGAGCGCCGGTCCATTCCTTAGATTTCGCGACGGTGCGCGGATGGAGCGCTGGGTAATCAGGGTATCCGTCTCCCTGGAGTTGAGCAGCCATTCCTTGTATTTAGGGTGGGCCGGGCATTCCCTGGTGGCCATGAAACGCGTCCCCATCAGGACACCATCGGCACCGAGGGCCAGGGCAGAGACAAAGCCCCCGGCATCGGCGAAGCCCCCGCCGGCAATGACCGGTATCTTCACCGCCGCCACCGTGGCCGGGACCAGCACCAGGGAACCGGTGTCATCCGGCCCGGGGTGGCCGCCGCACTCGTAGCCGATTATGGAGACGGCATCGCAACCGACCAGCTCCGCCGTCTCGGCAAACCTTACGCCGCCGGGTGCCTTGTGGATGACTATCACGTTGCCCTGCTTGAACTGCTTCATGTAGGGCTCAGGGCTGCGCCCCGAGGTCTCCACAATCCGCACTCCCTCTTCAATGACCACGTCGATGTACTCCTCGGTATTTACCGGCCGTGCCGCCGGAGACAGGTTGATGTTCACCCCGAAGGGTTTATCCGTCAGGCTTTTCGTCCTGCGCAGCTCATCCCGCAGCCCCTCCTTTGTCGCGTGGTCCGCCGAGGTGATTATGCCCAGACCGCCGGCATTGGAGACCGCGGCAACCAGCTCCGCTCGTGAGAGGTGGACCATTCCCCCCTGCACTATCGGGTACTCGATTCCCAGCAGCTCCGTGATTCTCGTTTTGAACATTCTCTGGTTGTCCCCTTTCCGCAGTTCGTTCTGCCCAGCGCATTATAGCAACTGCCGTATAAGCAGACAAGTAAAACCGGCCCACCTGGCTCCGGCAAGAACCATATAACTACCCTCTTTGCTCCGTGTGCGTTATGGTGTATAGTACGGTGGCATTGGGACAATAGCATAGAAAGGAGGTTTCTTATGAAGATGTTGATGGTGGTAATAGGGTTGTTGCTGGTGGTGGCTCTGCTGGTGCCTGTTTCCTGCGCAAAAGCACCGGCGGAAGAGGAGAGTATGAGCGTTCCCGGGTATATAACCGTGGAAACGACAGCAAGGAAAGAATCGGTACGACCAGCACCGGAGATTACTCTGGAGATACCACCAGCAGAGTATGGGGAGCTCGTGAGCGGTGACGTCGGCCAGGCCTGGGCTACTGAGCGCATGATAGTCCGCACTGCGGATATGTGGCTGGTAGTAAATAATGTCCCAGTTGTCATAGACCAGGTTACCGGGATGGCTGATGGCTTCAGCGGGTATGTGGTTTCTTCAGGAGTGTGGAAGGAAGGAGAGAGACTGGTTGGGAGTATTGCCATTCGTGTGCCTGCCGAGCATTTTGATGATGCTATGAGGGCGCTACGCGGGATGGCGGTTGAGGTAACCTCTGAGAGCACGTCCAGCAAGGATGTAACCGAGGAGTATGTCGACCTGAGCGCCGAGTTGAAAAACCTGGAAGCAACCGAAGAGCAGTACCTCAGGCTGATGGAGAAGGCGGAAGCAGTAGACGATATGCTTTCTATCCAGAGAGAACTCTCCAGGACAAGAGGCGAAATCGAGCAGACGAAGGGCCGTATGCAATACCTGGAGCGGACCTCGGACACCTCGCTTATCGCGGTACGTCTGGAACAGTCCAGTCTTGGTGTTGAATTCAGTGCTGATAAGAGGAGGGGACTTAAGGAAGGCGAGAATATCCGGTTTACTGTCGACCAGATTGCGGGCGGTTTTCCTCCCTATAGCTATGAGTGGGACTTTGGCGATGGAGATATCAGCACGGATGATACTCCGACCCACGCATATAGGGTCGATGGCAGCTACACCGTCTCCCTCACGGTGACCGACGACCGGGGTAATACGGCAACTGAAAACAGGGAGAACTATATCACTGTCATTCCCGGTTGGAGCCCCGGCAGTATTGCCAGAGGGGCCTGGGATGGCATAGTCACCTTTGGCCATGTACTAGGCAACATATTCATCTGGATTGGTATTTTCAGCCCTGTCTGGATAGTCATCGGTGGTATAGTCTACTGGTGGCGGAGGCACCGCAGGAAGAAGAGAGCAGAGAAAGAAAGTTAAAAGGTCCTATCGCAGATGTAGCGATTGTGGACTACGCACCCCGAGGACGCTGAAGCGGGTTGGGCATTCACCGCACTTGATTGGGTGGACAGCCTTATGCTACGTTTAGAGACAACCGTGCATATGAAAGGAGACCGAAC of the Dehalococcoidales bacterium genome contains:
- a CDS encoding tubulin/FtsZ family protein — translated: MKLLVIGLGQCGSNIADSFARINKRARARRGIEIVTGAFAVNTDVADLTGLTHIKADYKHRILIGGRKSGGHGVGKINELAADMMKEDADKVIDAIRSTPSFFESDAFLLCASAAGGTGSGSIGTMTKVLKDRYIDKPIYNLIVLPFEHEEHTEERTVYNTATCLKSADSVADAVFLVDNQRYVKKNSPLKHNFAGINETIAEPFYNILCAGEEKKAKYVGARLLDAGDIIQSIAGWTVIGHGQAQLPSLRIPFQNSDNFRRKSSEIYRGIEAMDAALSELSFKCDPAEASRGLYLVSGPGKEINLSSIGEIGEYLKILAPEAVMRNGDYPRDKATLSVSVILSELRVVDKVRQYYSQTAKIISARKKRQRLVESQLREIEEASRDVPSLVTGS
- a CDS encoding MFS transporter: MRTTSPHNNVIERTLRNSILDGASHSAMLGLTRNYVVPFALPLQATTAQIGLLASVPSLTMALSQMAAPALVVRAGSRKRLILPAAFCHAAIWLPILLIPYLFASHQVWWLIGLLTLSAVAGSLGIPAWGSIMADLVPEGIRGKFFGSRGRICGIVVLISFFVGGAVLQFCAGNAFIGFSIIFGGAALFRLASWYFLKRMHEPRPCSTADEKVNLLGLLVNLKESNLGRFVIFASLMNLATSLGSPFMAVYMLRDLGFDYLTFVAINSVTSVASLMSFTFWGRRADRAGNVRILRITSLLIPLIPILWTISTRLYVLIPVQLLSGFAWSGFILSSSNFIYDAATPQTRTHFIAIYTMLTGLAISIGAVLGGLLAPILPDLFGNRLITLFLLSGVLRYFVAATFLYNISEVRRVPVIRTVNLLFDGIASLHSRLGAAFAEIESLLFTLPVGVTRRDSFSVSMVLRPATIDC
- a CDS encoding CARDB domain-containing protein; protein product: MRKLIVVWVVLSLLTAAAPGCTKPAMFSISNLTLTPQEVGTDQRSAVSVDVTNTGGAEGSYTVILKLDSTEAEEQQVAIGPGDTRQATFGVTREKAGSFAIDVNGLAATLVVKEPSKPAEFQLANLVISPD
- a CDS encoding nitronate monooxygenase — translated: MFKTRITELLGIEYPIVQGGMVHLSRAELVAAVSNAGGLGIITSADHATKEGLRDELRRTKSLTDKPFGVNINLSPAARPVNTEEYIDVVIEEGVRIVETSGRSPEPYMKQFKQGNVIVIHKAPGGVRFAETAELVGCDAVSIIGYECGGHPGPDDTGSLVLVPATVAAVKIPVIAGGGFADAGGFVSALALGADGVLMGTRFMATRECPAHPKYKEWLLNSRETDTLITQRSIRAPSRNLRNGPALKVQEMESRGATLEELLTVTSGQNSTRAYFDGELEAGLVECGQVVGLIHDIPTVKEVIDGIITGAREIIEKRLTGLVAGA
- a CDS encoding DUF4349 domain-containing protein gives rise to the protein MKMLMVVIGLLLVVALLVPVSCAKAPAEEESMSVPGYITVETTARKESVRPAPEITLEIPPAEYGELVSGDVGQAWATERMIVRTADMWLVVNNVPVVIDQVTGMADGFSGYVVSSGVWKEGERLVGSIAIRVPAEHFDDAMRALRGMAVEVTSESTSSKDVTEEYVDLSAELKNLEATEEQYLRLMEKAEAVDDMLSIQRELSRTRGEIEQTKGRMQYLERTSDTSLIAVRLEQSSLGVEFSADKRRGLKEGENIRFTVDQIAGGFPPYSYEWDFGDGDISTDDTPTHAYRVDGSYTVSLTVTDDRGNTATENRENYITVIPGWSPGSIARGAWDGIVTFGHVLGNIFIWIGIFSPVWIVIGGIVYWWRRHRRKKRAEKES